A DNA window from Allokutzneria albata contains the following coding sequences:
- a CDS encoding LysR family transcriptional regulator has product MTLQQLRYFLAVARTRHFTRAAEEAGVAQPSLSKQIRALEEELGAELFTRLRGNIALTPAGEALLPIAERILSDVDTASLEVGELAGLRRGRVRVGAPPSLCASIFADVLRRFHDSYPGIRLVVEEGGSQDLVGALDRGELDLALVIASEPRTPGPLTSTPILREDLVVASPAAGPAPTRRRHLRLAELRERPLVMFRQGYDLRQVTLDACHREGFEPVFAVEGGEMDAVLRFVEAGLGLAIVPSMVLAARPSLRGTPLAPPGMSRTIALAQRADTTPTNAGRAFRATLLDHFTATAGTLPPGVHPLLPS; this is encoded by the coding sequence ATGACGTTGCAGCAGCTCAGGTACTTCCTCGCGGTGGCCAGGACCCGCCATTTCACCAGGGCCGCCGAGGAGGCCGGTGTGGCGCAGCCCTCACTGAGCAAGCAGATCCGCGCACTGGAGGAGGAGCTGGGCGCCGAGCTGTTCACCAGGCTGCGCGGCAACATCGCGCTCACCCCGGCAGGCGAGGCGCTGCTGCCGATCGCCGAGCGCATCCTGTCCGATGTGGACACCGCGAGCCTGGAGGTCGGCGAGCTGGCCGGGCTGCGCCGGGGGCGGGTCCGGGTCGGCGCCCCGCCGAGCCTGTGCGCCAGCATCTTCGCCGACGTGCTGCGCCGCTTCCACGACAGCTACCCGGGTATCCGGCTGGTCGTCGAGGAGGGCGGCTCGCAGGACCTGGTCGGCGCGCTCGACCGCGGCGAGCTGGACCTGGCGCTGGTCATCGCGTCCGAGCCGCGCACACCCGGCCCGCTGACCAGCACCCCGATCCTGCGCGAGGACCTGGTGGTGGCCTCCCCCGCCGCCGGGCCCGCCCCGACCCGGCGCCGCCACCTCCGCCTCGCCGAGCTGCGCGAGCGCCCGCTGGTGATGTTCCGCCAGGGCTACGACCTCCGGCAGGTCACCCTGGACGCGTGCCACCGCGAGGGCTTCGAGCCGGTGTTCGCGGTGGAGGGCGGCGAGATGGACGCCGTGCTGCGCTTCGTGGAGGCGGGTCTCGGCCTGGCGATCGTGCCGAGCATGGTGCTCGCGGCCCGGCCGTCGTTGCGCGGAACCCCTTTGGCGCCACCGGGAATGAGCCGCACCATCGCGCTCGCCCAGCGCGCCGACACGACCCCGACCAATGCGGGCCGCGCGTTCCGCGCCACGCTGCTCGACCACTTCACCGCCACGGCGGGCACCCTCCCACCCGGCGTCCACCCCCTGCTGCCATCGTGA
- a CDS encoding DJ-1/PfpI family protein, whose product MTDRHRPPRIAILVCPGFAQIDVVGFHTIISMIPGASVHLVWKHRDEIAGAPHFPTRATTTFADCPEDLDVLFAGAVPTEVMEDRETLDFLADRGSRARWVAGVCAGSLLLGAAGLLRGYRATTFFQVHDQLSLHGAIPERGNVVEDRNRITAGPATGSHEIGFRLVQDLAGDELAMLAELVSEYAPKPLFGVGTPELAGPELTERALAFTEEYVAGLSHSAGVRG is encoded by the coding sequence ATGACCGACCGGCACCGTCCCCCGCGGATCGCGATCCTGGTCTGCCCCGGCTTCGCGCAGATCGACGTGGTCGGCTTCCACACGATCATCAGCATGATCCCCGGCGCGTCCGTGCACCTGGTCTGGAAGCACCGGGACGAGATCGCGGGCGCGCCGCACTTCCCCACCCGCGCCACCACCACCTTCGCCGACTGCCCGGAGGACCTCGACGTGCTCTTCGCCGGGGCCGTCCCCACCGAGGTCATGGAGGACCGCGAGACCCTGGACTTCCTCGCCGACCGCGGGAGCAGGGCGCGCTGGGTGGCCGGGGTGTGCGCGGGCTCGCTGCTGCTGGGCGCCGCCGGGCTGCTGCGCGGTTACCGGGCGACCACGTTCTTCCAGGTCCACGACCAGCTCTCGCTGCACGGCGCCATCCCGGAGCGCGGCAACGTGGTCGAGGACCGCAACCGGATCACCGCGGGCCCGGCGACCGGCAGCCACGAGATCGGGTTCCGGTTGGTGCAGGACCTGGCGGGGGACGAGCTGGCGATGCTCGCCGAGCTGGTCTCCGAGTACGCGCCGAAACCGCTGTTCGGCGTCGGCACCCCGGAGCTGGCCGGGCCGGAGCTGACCGAGCGCGCACTGGCCTTCACCGAGGAGTACGTCGCAGGCCTGTCACACTCTGCGGGTGTCCGAGGATGA
- a CDS encoding NACHT domain-containing protein, protein MDLWGWLLLSAVTVGAALLFVPKELWKRWRARLVEHTDQVLRRRVTRFGRRYREFVRDSLRFVDLKGLATVGYRTPELDEVFVDVSLAYRAPHQVSESVLADLPADVTHRHPIGHFLDRDQAVVLAVIGAPGSGKTTLLRHTARTISRGRGRRKRTVPILLYLRDHVSAIVGDREISVPALVRRTLGDYRRFEPPGWFEQRLRDGDCVVLLDGLDEVSRQEDRRAVADWVEGQAKQYAKNDFVITSRPRGFRSAGIEGAVVVQVRGFTDEQVTRFVRAWYRAVERDAPEEQRLAGAEDLLRRLHHAPGLAELTANPLLLTMVANVHRYRGALPGSRAELYSEICQVMLWRRQEAKKLPSDLRSDRKETLLRGLAFTMMRERVRDLPRKEVVNTLKAALSRMATDVTADAFLTEVCSYGLIVERESGLFCFAHLTFQESLAAAYIRDKGIADILTSAVDDLWWRETSLLYAAQSDADPIVEACLRSGTVNALSLAFDCAEQSSDLAPGLRSRLERFLSGDDDDPGRRRLRATVQLVRHLRDRVGPVCARPISAGIYELFLADTGNPYPDSDDTDPVAGVRAGDAAAFLRWVNTVIEDESGYRLPTPAEVTAARRLVPAGRTVWTSSDLWLPPGTEHPNAVDAATLRRYVDDDLDRLEPILRFLMVRKVVEVAADHVHQHVNAGSRIEYDTVLARCGSWARHLDYPQDLDPELVTTLAIPLGRGTGISDAHRALTFVLEAQEATRAAEKKMMRQEANDAQDVPVDRERLTELRQDVWTRRGKAHDLVKRLPTLVDPSPMGEVLDSALEAAFRSKEPENWFNTFCHRFLELSSFRDTVVALDSLARQLTEGTWNLASGWEGRAAQRLHEIALPMFERRRPLTDPDALRFAAMCLRLPEIAAGITLLERRMTGEAQPTETIFLAKD, encoded by the coding sequence GTGGATCTCTGGGGCTGGTTACTCCTCAGTGCCGTGACGGTCGGCGCGGCGCTGCTGTTCGTGCCGAAGGAACTCTGGAAACGGTGGCGCGCCCGGCTCGTCGAGCACACAGACCAGGTCCTGCGGCGACGCGTCACCAGGTTCGGCAGGCGCTACCGCGAGTTCGTGCGGGACAGCCTGCGATTCGTCGACCTCAAGGGACTGGCGACGGTCGGCTATCGCACCCCGGAGCTGGACGAGGTCTTCGTCGACGTCAGCCTCGCGTACCGGGCACCGCACCAGGTGTCCGAGAGCGTGCTCGCGGACCTGCCCGCCGATGTCACCCATCGCCACCCCATCGGCCACTTCCTCGACCGGGACCAGGCGGTCGTGCTCGCGGTGATCGGCGCTCCCGGCAGCGGCAAGACGACCCTGTTGCGGCACACCGCGAGGACGATCTCCAGGGGCCGCGGCAGGCGGAAGCGCACCGTGCCGATCCTGCTGTACCTGCGTGACCACGTTTCAGCCATCGTCGGCGATCGGGAGATCTCCGTGCCCGCCCTGGTGCGCAGGACGCTCGGCGACTACCGCCGGTTCGAGCCGCCCGGCTGGTTCGAGCAGCGGCTGCGCGACGGTGACTGCGTCGTCCTGCTCGACGGGCTCGACGAGGTGTCCCGCCAGGAGGACCGGCGCGCGGTCGCGGACTGGGTGGAGGGCCAGGCGAAGCAGTACGCGAAGAACGACTTCGTGATCACGTCACGACCGCGCGGCTTCCGCAGCGCCGGGATCGAGGGTGCCGTCGTGGTGCAGGTGCGCGGATTCACCGATGAGCAGGTGACCCGCTTCGTGCGCGCGTGGTACCGGGCGGTGGAGCGGGACGCGCCCGAGGAACAGCGGTTGGCCGGTGCCGAAGACCTGCTCAGGCGGCTGCACCACGCGCCAGGGCTCGCCGAGCTGACCGCGAACCCGTTGCTGCTCACGATGGTCGCGAACGTGCACCGCTACCGCGGCGCTTTGCCGGGCAGCCGCGCCGAGCTCTACAGCGAGATCTGCCAGGTGATGCTCTGGCGGCGACAGGAGGCCAAGAAACTGCCGTCCGACCTCCGCAGCGACCGCAAGGAGACGCTGCTGCGCGGACTCGCGTTCACGATGATGCGCGAGCGCGTGCGAGACCTCCCCCGCAAGGAGGTCGTGAACACGCTCAAGGCCGCGCTGAGCCGGATGGCCACCGACGTCACCGCCGACGCCTTCCTGACCGAGGTCTGCTCCTACGGCCTGATCGTCGAGCGGGAGAGCGGCCTGTTCTGCTTCGCCCACCTGACTTTCCAGGAATCCCTTGCCGCCGCGTACATCCGCGACAAGGGCATCGCCGACATCCTGACGTCCGCAGTGGACGATCTGTGGTGGCGGGAGACCTCGCTGCTCTACGCCGCGCAGTCCGATGCCGATCCGATCGTGGAGGCGTGCCTTCGGTCCGGGACCGTCAACGCCCTGTCGCTGGCCTTCGACTGCGCCGAGCAGAGCAGCGACCTGGCCCCCGGGCTGCGCTCCCGCCTGGAACGCTTCCTCAGCGGCGATGACGACGACCCCGGTCGCCGACGACTGCGCGCCACCGTGCAACTCGTCCGGCACCTCCGCGACCGCGTCGGGCCGGTGTGCGCCCGGCCGATCAGCGCCGGCATCTACGAATTGTTCTTGGCTGACACGGGAAACCCCTACCCGGACAGCGACGACACCGACCCGGTCGCCGGAGTGCGCGCCGGCGACGCCGCGGCCTTCCTGCGGTGGGTCAACACCGTCATCGAGGACGAGTCGGGCTACCGGCTGCCGACGCCCGCCGAGGTGACCGCGGCGCGGCGCCTCGTTCCCGCCGGACGCACCGTCTGGACCAGCTCGGACCTGTGGCTGCCGCCCGGAACCGAGCACCCGAACGCCGTTGACGCCGCCACGCTTCGGCGGTACGTCGACGACGACCTCGACCGGCTCGAGCCGATTCTGAGATTCCTCATGGTGCGCAAGGTCGTCGAGGTGGCGGCAGATCACGTTCACCAGCACGTGAACGCGGGCTCCCGCATCGAGTACGACACCGTCCTGGCACGGTGCGGTTCGTGGGCGAGACATCTCGACTATCCGCAAGACCTTGACCCTGAGCTGGTCACCACGCTCGCGATTCCACTCGGTCGCGGTACGGGCATCTCCGACGCGCACCGAGCGCTGACCTTCGTCCTCGAGGCTCAGGAGGCGACCCGTGCGGCCGAGAAGAAGATGATGCGGCAGGAGGCCAACGACGCGCAGGACGTGCCCGTCGACCGTGAGCGGCTCACCGAACTCAGGCAGGACGTCTGGACCCGGCGCGGCAAGGCGCACGATCTCGTGAAGCGCCTGCCCACCCTGGTGGACCCCAGCCCCATGGGCGAGGTACTGGATTCCGCGCTGGAAGCTGCGTTCCGGTCGAAGGAGCCGGAGAACTGGTTCAACACGTTCTGCCACCGCTTCCTCGAGCTCTCCTCCTTCCGCGACACCGTCGTGGCGCTGGACTCCCTTGCCCGCCAGCTCACCGAGGGAACCTGGAACCTCGCGAGCGGATGGGAGGGCAGGGCCGCACAACGCCTGCACGAAATCGCGTTGCCGATGTTCGAGCGAAGGCGGCCGCTCACCGACCCGGACGCGCTCCGGTTCGCCGCGATGTGCCTGCGGCTGCCGGAGATCGCGGCCGGGATCACCCTGCTGGAGCGGCGGATGACCGGCGAAGCTCAACCAACCGAGACGATCTTCCTCGCCAAGGACTGA
- a CDS encoding DoxX family protein, protein MSENANNQDSTRRITKAKLDAGVLAAVRVVTSFLFISHGGQGMFGWFGGVDGAGGTVPFGSWPGWWGGVIELAGGALILVGLFTRYAAVLCSGAMAYAYFVVHQPMALHPISNMGELAAIYSWVFLLIAVLGPGALALDNLRRRR, encoded by the coding sequence ATGAGCGAGAACGCGAACAACCAGGACAGCACCCGTCGGATCACCAAGGCCAAGCTCGACGCGGGCGTGCTGGCCGCGGTGCGCGTCGTGACGTCCTTCCTGTTCATCAGCCACGGTGGCCAGGGCATGTTCGGCTGGTTCGGCGGCGTCGACGGCGCGGGCGGGACGGTTCCGTTCGGCTCGTGGCCGGGCTGGTGGGGCGGCGTGATCGAGCTGGCCGGTGGTGCCCTCATCCTGGTCGGCCTGTTCACCAGGTACGCGGCGGTGCTGTGCTCCGGCGCGATGGCCTACGCGTACTTCGTCGTGCACCAGCCGATGGCGCTGCACCCGATCTCGAACATGGGTGAGCTGGCCGCGATCTACAGCTGGGTGTTCCTGCTGATCGCGGTGCTCGGTCCGGGCGCGCTGGCCCTGGACAACCTGCGCAGGCGGCGGTGA
- a CDS encoding succinate dehydrogenase cytochrome b subunit yields the protein MSRTTTLWRSSVGKKAVMAVSGVALLLFVVAHMVGNLKVFLGPESMDGYGRWLRSIGSALLGNEGVLWVLRIGLVVMIVLHMTAAIQLARRARAARPEGYRARRPVQGSYAARTMRWGGVIIVLFVVYHLLDLTVGVLNPHGVHGEIYRNVTADFQLWYVTLAYTVAVLALGLHIRHGIWSALQTLGVSSARVVRTAALGVAVVICVGYLSVPFAVFFGLVR from the coding sequence GTGTCCCGAACCACCACCCTCTGGCGATCCAGCGTCGGGAAGAAGGCCGTGATGGCCGTCTCCGGCGTGGCGCTGCTGCTGTTCGTCGTCGCCCACATGGTTGGCAACCTGAAGGTCTTCCTTGGCCCTGAGTCGATGGACGGCTATGGCCGCTGGCTGCGCTCCATAGGTTCCGCGTTGCTGGGCAACGAGGGCGTGCTGTGGGTGCTGCGCATCGGGCTGGTCGTGATGATCGTGCTGCACATGACCGCCGCCATCCAGCTCGCCCGCCGCGCCCGCGCCGCCCGCCCGGAGGGCTACCGCGCCCGCAGGCCGGTCCAGGGCAGCTACGCGGCGCGCACCATGCGCTGGGGTGGCGTGATCATCGTGCTGTTCGTGGTCTACCACCTGCTGGACCTGACGGTCGGCGTGCTCAACCCGCACGGGGTGCACGGTGAGATCTACCGCAACGTCACGGCCGACTTCCAGCTCTGGTACGTGACTTTGGCCTACACCGTCGCGGTTCTGGCTCTGGGACTGCACATCCGGCACGGCATCTGGAGTGCGTTGCAGACCCTCGGCGTGTCCAGCGCGCGAGTCGTCCGAACGGCCGCGCTCGGCGTCGCCGTCGTCATCTGCGTCGGATACCTGTCGGTTCCGTTCGCCGTTTTCTTCGGGTTGGTGAGATGA
- a CDS encoding MarR family winged helix-turn-helix transcriptional regulator — protein MSEDENTSSTVMLLVVAGRELQRRVDSALGGIGLTMRHFGALGHVARNPEVSYSDLARRAGITTQSMRATVLMLEEQGAVRRTLAGHGHPARLDLTDHGRELLAKARAVIAGLDEELRAQLEPGQDDALRAALARTLLG, from the coding sequence GTGTCCGAGGATGAGAACACGTCATCGACGGTGATGCTGCTGGTCGTCGCGGGCCGGGAGCTGCAACGCCGGGTCGACTCGGCGCTCGGCGGCATCGGCCTGACCATGCGGCACTTCGGCGCGCTCGGCCACGTCGCCCGCAACCCGGAGGTCTCCTACAGCGACCTCGCCCGGCGCGCGGGGATCACCACCCAGAGCATGCGTGCCACCGTGCTCATGCTGGAGGAGCAGGGCGCGGTCCGGCGCACCCTGGCCGGGCACGGGCACCCCGCGCGGCTGGACCTCACCGACCACGGCCGTGAGCTGCTGGCCAAGGCCCGAGCCGTGATCGCCGGTCTGGACGAGGAACTGCGCGCACAACTGGAACCGGGCCAGGACGACGCTCTGCGCGCCGCCCTGGCCCGGACCCTCCTGGGTTAG
- a CDS encoding Cmx/CmrA family chloramphenicol efflux MFS transporter has product MPFAVYVLGVAVFAISTSEFMLSGLVPAIATDLAVSIPDAGMLTSAFAIGMVVGGPPLAVLTMRWERRRALAAFLVVFAVVHVVGAVSTDYAVLMVTRVLGALACAGFWAVAAVAAIGMAGENAKARAMSIVVGGTTLACVAGVPGGAFLGQHLGWRAAFWAVAVLSALSVVAVLATLPPSAPEPVARIELKPLFSKPLVVAYALNALVQGATFCTFTYLAPLVTEVAGLGAGWIPGTLVLFGIGSFIGITVGGRIADARPLTVLGAGMAALALGWTLLAVTAGNAVVAVVLVFVQGLLAFGIAPVLTSRVFYLAGFAPTLAGGLSTAAFNVGNTLGPWLGGLTIDAGLGFRSPVWVSALMMIIALGVFALGPKNSAGKVRRRVDPRRARSTQ; this is encoded by the coding sequence ATGCCCTTCGCCGTCTACGTGCTGGGGGTGGCGGTCTTCGCCATCAGCACGTCCGAGTTCATGTTGTCCGGGCTCGTCCCGGCCATCGCCACCGATCTCGCCGTGTCCATCCCCGACGCGGGGATGCTGACCTCGGCGTTCGCCATCGGCATGGTCGTGGGCGGTCCGCCGCTGGCGGTGCTCACGATGCGGTGGGAGCGACGCCGCGCGCTCGCCGCGTTCCTCGTCGTCTTCGCCGTCGTGCACGTCGTCGGGGCTGTCTCCACCGACTACGCCGTGCTGATGGTGACGCGGGTGCTCGGAGCGCTCGCGTGCGCCGGGTTCTGGGCGGTCGCCGCCGTCGCCGCGATCGGCATGGCCGGGGAGAACGCCAAGGCCCGCGCGATGTCCATTGTGGTCGGTGGAACCACGCTCGCGTGCGTCGCCGGTGTGCCCGGCGGAGCCTTCCTCGGTCAGCACCTGGGATGGCGCGCGGCGTTCTGGGCAGTCGCCGTGCTGTCCGCGTTGTCCGTGGTCGCGGTGCTGGCGACGTTGCCGCCGAGCGCTCCGGAGCCGGTCGCGCGCATCGAGCTGAAGCCGCTGTTCAGCAAGCCGCTCGTCGTCGCGTACGCGCTCAACGCGCTGGTGCAGGGCGCGACGTTCTGCACCTTCACCTACCTCGCTCCGCTGGTGACCGAGGTCGCCGGGCTCGGAGCCGGGTGGATCCCGGGCACGTTGGTGCTGTTCGGCATCGGGTCGTTCATCGGGATCACGGTGGGCGGGCGCATCGCCGACGCCCGGCCGCTGACCGTGCTCGGGGCGGGGATGGCCGCGCTCGCGCTCGGCTGGACCCTGTTGGCGGTGACCGCGGGCAATGCGGTCGTCGCGGTCGTGCTGGTGTTCGTCCAGGGACTGCTCGCGTTCGGCATCGCGCCCGTGCTGACCTCGCGGGTGTTCTACCTGGCCGGGTTCGCGCCGACGCTGGCCGGTGGGCTCAGCACCGCCGCGTTCAACGTGGGCAACACGCTCGGGCCCTGGCTGGGCGGGCTGACCATCGACGCCGGGCTCGGGTTCCGGTCCCCGGTGTGGGTGAGCGCGCTGATGATGATCATCGCGCTGGGCGTGTTCGCGCTCGGTCCGAAAAATTCCGCCGGAAAAGTTCGCCGACGTGTCGATCCGCGTCGAGCCCGTTCGACGCAGTAG
- the trpS gene encoding tryptophan--tRNA ligase — protein sequence MTSALLEQSVVESPATFRVLTGDRPTGRLHLGHYFGTLHNRIRLQRIGVEVFLIIADYQVLTDRDIAERLPEHVEDLVLDYLAAGFDPGHGTVFAHSAVPALNQLLLPFLSLVSIAELGRNPTVKDEIAHSRQSAVSGLMFTYPAHQAADILFCKANLVPVGQDQLPHLELTRTIARRFNDHYGKVFPEPSPMLSSAPLLLGTDGTKMSKSRGNAISLSASADETARLIRGAKTDADRHITYEPERRPEVSSLVLLASLCRDRDPHEVAAEIGSGGAAVLKRTVTDAVNEFLAPIRARRAELARDRGYLRQVLRVGNARANEIADATLAEVRQAMRSVY from the coding sequence ATGACCAGCGCACTGCTCGAACAGTCCGTCGTCGAGAGCCCCGCCACCTTCCGCGTGCTCACCGGGGACCGCCCGACCGGGCGGCTGCACCTCGGGCACTACTTCGGCACGCTGCACAACAGGATCCGTCTGCAGCGCATCGGCGTCGAGGTGTTCCTGATCATCGCCGACTACCAGGTGCTGACCGACCGGGACATCGCCGAACGGCTCCCGGAGCACGTCGAGGACCTGGTGCTGGACTACCTCGCCGCGGGCTTCGACCCCGGCCACGGCACCGTGTTCGCGCACAGCGCGGTGCCCGCGCTCAACCAGCTGCTGCTGCCCTTCCTCAGCCTCGTCTCGATAGCCGAGCTGGGGCGCAACCCCACCGTCAAGGACGAGATCGCGCACTCGCGGCAGTCCGCGGTGAGCGGGCTGATGTTCACCTACCCCGCGCACCAGGCCGCCGACATCCTGTTCTGCAAGGCCAATCTCGTCCCGGTCGGCCAGGACCAGTTGCCGCACCTGGAACTCACCAGGACCATCGCCCGTCGGTTCAACGACCACTACGGCAAGGTGTTCCCCGAGCCCTCGCCGATGCTGTCCTCCGCTCCGCTGCTGCTCGGCACGGACGGCACCAAGATGAGCAAGAGCCGCGGCAACGCGATCTCCTTGTCCGCCAGCGCCGACGAGACCGCGCGGCTGATCCGGGGCGCGAAGACCGACGCCGACCGGCACATCACCTACGAGCCCGAGCGCCGCCCCGAGGTCTCCAGCCTCGTGCTCCTGGCTTCGCTGTGCCGAGATCGCGATCCGCACGAGGTCGCGGCGGAGATCGGCAGTGGGGGAGCGGCGGTGCTGAAGCGCACTGTCACCGACGCCGTCAACGAGTTCCTGGCGCCGATCCGCGCTCGTCGTGCCGAGCTGGCAAGGGATCGCGGTTACCTGCGACAGGTGCTGCGCGTGGGCAACGCTCGCGCCAACGAGATCGCGGATGCGACGCTCGCGGAGGTGCGGCAGGCGATGCGCAGTGTGTACTGA
- a CDS encoding fumarate reductase/succinate dehydrogenase flavoprotein subunit: MNVYYTEGAPIRDEKAPDGPIETRWDRRRFGAKLVNPANKRKLTVIVVGTGLAGGSAAATLGELGYNVKSFCYQDSPRRAHSIAAQGGINAAKNYRNDGDSVYRLFYDTVKGGDFRARESNVYRLAQISVEIIDQCVAQGVPFAREYGGLLDTRSFGGAQVSRTFYARGQTGQQLLLGAYQALARQIAAGRVEMHPRTEMLDLIVVDGRARGIVVRDLVTGEVSTHFADAVVLATGGYGNAFYLSTNAKGCNTTAIWRAHRRGALMANPCYTQIHPTCIPVSGEHQSKLTLMSESLRNDGRVWVPKRGGDSRAANDIPEDERDYYLERIYPSFGNLVPRDIASRAAKHVCDEGRGVGPGGLGVYLDFADAIRRLGRPAVEAKYGNLFEMYQRITGEDPYEVPMRIYPAVHYTMGGLWVDYDLRSTIPGLFVIGEANFSDHGANRLGASALMQGLADGYFVLPNTIGDYLADGPFEAVDDSHPEVAAAVSEVVDRITALLLVNGDRTVDSFHRELGHIMWEHCGMERTEEGLRKALKLIPALREEFWRRVKVPGSGEGLNQSLEKAGRVADFFELAELMCVDALHRTESCGGHFRAESQTPDGEARRDDASFAYVAAWEYASPPVLHREQLIFDHVEPTQRSYK; this comes from the coding sequence ATGAACGTGTACTACACCGAAGGTGCGCCCATCCGTGACGAGAAGGCTCCGGACGGACCGATCGAGACGCGTTGGGACAGGAGGAGATTCGGCGCGAAGCTGGTCAACCCCGCCAACAAGCGCAAGCTCACGGTCATCGTGGTCGGCACGGGGCTCGCCGGGGGCTCGGCCGCGGCGACGCTCGGCGAGCTGGGCTACAACGTCAAGTCCTTCTGCTACCAGGACAGCCCGCGGCGCGCGCACAGCATCGCGGCGCAGGGCGGGATCAACGCGGCGAAGAACTACCGCAACGACGGTGACAGCGTCTACCGGTTGTTCTACGACACCGTGAAGGGCGGCGACTTCCGCGCCCGTGAGTCCAATGTGTACAGACTCGCGCAGATCAGCGTGGAGATCATCGACCAGTGCGTTGCGCAGGGCGTCCCGTTCGCCCGTGAGTACGGCGGCCTGCTGGACACGCGCTCCTTCGGCGGAGCACAGGTTTCGCGCACGTTCTACGCACGGGGTCAGACCGGCCAGCAGCTGCTGCTCGGCGCCTACCAGGCGCTGGCGCGTCAGATCGCCGCGGGGCGGGTGGAGATGCACCCGCGCACGGAGATGCTGGACCTGATCGTCGTCGACGGACGCGCGCGGGGCATCGTCGTGCGGGACCTGGTCACCGGTGAGGTCTCGACGCACTTCGCCGACGCGGTGGTCCTCGCGACCGGCGGCTACGGCAACGCCTTCTACCTGTCGACGAACGCCAAGGGCTGCAACACGACCGCGATCTGGCGGGCGCACCGGCGCGGGGCGCTCATGGCGAACCCGTGCTACACGCAGATCCATCCGACGTGCATCCCGGTCAGCGGCGAGCACCAGTCGAAGCTGACCCTGATGAGCGAGTCGTTGCGCAACGACGGCCGCGTCTGGGTACCGAAGCGGGGCGGGGATTCCCGTGCCGCCAACGACATCCCCGAGGACGAGCGCGACTACTACCTGGAGCGGATCTACCCGAGCTTCGGCAACCTGGTCCCGCGGGACATCGCCTCCCGCGCCGCCAAGCACGTGTGCGACGAGGGCCGGGGCGTCGGACCGGGCGGGCTCGGCGTGTACCTCGACTTCGCCGACGCGATCAGGCGGCTCGGCCGCCCGGCCGTGGAAGCCAAGTACGGCAACCTCTTCGAGATGTACCAGCGCATCACCGGCGAGGACCCGTACGAGGTGCCGATGCGGATCTACCCCGCCGTGCACTACACGATGGGCGGGCTGTGGGTGGACTACGACCTGCGCAGCACCATCCCCGGGCTGTTCGTGATCGGCGAGGCGAACTTCTCCGACCACGGCGCGAACCGGCTCGGCGCGAGCGCGCTGATGCAGGGCCTGGCCGACGGCTACTTCGTGCTGCCCAACACGATCGGCGACTACCTGGCGGACGGTCCTTTCGAGGCCGTCGACGACTCGCACCCGGAGGTCGCCGCCGCCGTCTCCGAGGTGGTGGACCGGATCACCGCCCTGCTGCTGGTCAACGGCGACCGCACGGTCGACTCCTTCCACCGGGAGCTGGGCCACATCATGTGGGAGCACTGCGGGATGGAGCGCACCGAGGAAGGGCTGCGCAAGGCGCTCAAGCTGATCCCCGCGCTGCGCGAGGAGTTCTGGCGCCGCGTCAAGGTCCCCGGCAGCGGGGAGGGGCTGAACCAGTCGCTGGAGAAGGCGGGCCGCGTCGCGGACTTCTTCGAGCTGGCCGAGCTGATGTGCGTGGACGCGTTGCACCGCACGGAGTCCTGCGGCGGGCACTTCCGGGCCGAGAGCCAGACCCCGGACGGCGAGGCCCGGCGCGACGACGCGAGCTTCGCCTACGTGGCCGCGTGGGAGTACGCCTCGCCTCCGGTGCTGCACCGCGAACAGCTGATCTTCGACCACGTCGAGCCCACCCAACGGAGCTACAAGTGA